CGCTACAGTTGCTTAATATGGATTGCAATACATCGGCAAACTCATCGACATATTCACATTTGGTCATCATGACTTCATAGGTGGCGCGGGTGGTGGGGTCGTCATCCAGCACCTGTATGGTGCTTTCGAGGTGTTTGCGAATACGTCCCAACGGGTCAAAATGCGGTTCGTCCACGTTGCCCAGTAGCGTGTCATCCATGCGATCGATCAGCGGAAGGTAGACCTCCTCACGCATGGCATGAAACAGTTCTGCCTTGTTTTGAAAATGCCAATAGACTGCGCCGCGTGTGACGCTAGCGTGCGTGGCGATCTGTTCCA
This Methylophilus medardicus DNA region includes the following protein-coding sequences:
- a CDS encoding TetR family transcriptional regulator; the protein is MVRKTKEDAAITRQRIIDAAREMFLLKGVSRTSLEQIATHASVTRGAVYWHFQNKAELFHAMREEVYLPLIDRMDDTLLGNVDEPHFDPLGRIRKHLESTIQVLDDDPTTRATYEVMMTKCEYVDEFADVLQSILSNCSGLVHKMEQAYAKAQEIGQVGTQLTAAELAMDTHLFFSGLLHMWVKDTEGTLFRDRAQQLIDTHIKLRKK